Genomic DNA from Marnyiella aurantia:
GCCAAAGGTTTTGACGGTTCCGCAGCACTCTCTAACTTTTATCCCAAAGGTGATTTCGACCTCAAAAACCTGAATTTTTCACTTAACAGAAACAAAACCGAGGTACAGGCCGGGAATACCTCGATGATGCTGTTTTCACCGGAAGAAATCATCGCATTCGTTTCAAAGTACTTCACTCTGAAAAAAGGCGACCTTATTTTTACAGGCACTCCGAAAGGTGTGGGCAAAGTGGAAGAAAATGATATTCTGGAGGCATTTCTGGATGGACAGCGGGTAATGGATCTTAGAATTCAGTAATTGGACCTGCATCTTTCGCAAAAATTACTTAACTTTAAACTACAAAATTTTTTGCATCATGGTTAATATCGTTTTACCGATTGATTTTACAGAGACAGCAGATGTGCTTATAGCGGGGGCAGTTAAGTTTGCTAAAGAAAACAGAGGGAAAATCTTTCTGATTCATGTGGCTCCATCAGATATTGGTTTCGCCATCGGTGATATGGGTTTTCAGTATTTTCCCGAAGTAGAGCAGAACGAAATTAATGAGGAACTGAAACAACTGGACCGCATGCAGCAACAGATAACATCCCAGGGTGTGGAGTGTGAACATTTGCTTCGCCAGGGTATTGCCAGAGATATTATTCTGGAATATGCAGCGGAGAAAAATGCTTCATATATTGTAATGGGTTCGCACGGCCGCAGTGGCATTTATGATGTTTTTGTAGGTAGCCTGACCAAAGACCTGACTAAAAGTTCGCCTGTTCCTGTATTAGTGATTCCCTGTCATAAGTAAGTTAAGCAGATAAACTCAACAAAAATAAAAACCCGCTTTTCCTGGAAAAACGGGTTTTTATCTATAATCAATTTATTTAACCTTTCTTGTAAATTTCAGTGTCGTAATAAGGACGTTTTACCTTAGAAGGAGACTTGTAATCCCTGTCTTTGTTATTTCCCAAAGGAACAACAAGCTCCCAGCACCAATAAATGAAAATGATTGATGCAACGATGAAAAGTATCCAGTTCAAGACATAACCGAAAGCTTCAAAAAAACCAAAGGCCCAGGTGAAAACATCGCTTAAGAAGAGGAATATAGACGTCATTATTTTCTTTTTTAGATTAACTTTGCACAAATTTAAGAAAAATGTTCAGATTACTTTCAAAAGAAAGCAATATTTTTTCAATCCCCGTCTATATTGGTTTCCTGCTTTTGTCTGTAGTTGCATTTAATGTTTTTAGCCTCAACAGTTTATCGCTGATACCCACCCTTATAACAGTTGCAGGAATCGCGCTGGGATACTTTGGATTCAATACAATCGGTCTGACCTACCAAACCCATCTGCCACTCTTTCTTTACACATTTTTTATTTTTGCGTTCTTCCCCGGCGGACTGGACATTGGAATTGCGGTAGCACTGTTTACCAACTCGTTCCTTATCCTCATTATGACAAGTATGAATGATGATTTCAGGCGGAAATCCTACCTTATTGTGGGCGCTATTCTGGCCGTAAATTATATATTCCTGCCGGCTACATGGCCCATGGCTATATTTGCTCTGTTCCATATTCTTGGAACGTCTAACCGAATCGGCCTGCATATTTTCCGCCTGATTTACGGAGTGATCCTAATTGCTTTGAGTTACTTCCCGGTTATGAATTTCATGGGCTATCATTCATGGAATGATGCCTACTTCCCTTTTACAGCATTTAAATTTCACAGGGAATATGACCAACTTCTTTATCTCCTGCCTGTGATGCTAATGATGGCGTATGCCATTTTTGACCACTTTATACATTACAACAAGAAAAGCCCGATCAGCAAATTTAAATATTCCTTCATGCTCCTTTTCTTTATCGCACAGCTAATCACCGTTGTGCTTTACATGGGAAACCACTATGAATACCTTTTGCTGCTGGCGCTGCCGGCAAGCATCATATTAAGCCGTTTTCTGCGTTTCACCAAAAGAGAGTGGCAGAAAGAACTGGGCCTGTGGATAATCATTGGATGTGTGATTGCCTTTAAAATTGCCGGCTATCAATAAATTTTACGAACATGATACAGATTGACGATAAATTAATTTCTGAGGAAATATTTTCCGAAGAATTTGTTTGCAACTTAACCAAATGTAAGGGTGCCTGCTGCGTAGAAGGCGATGTGGGCGCACCACTGGATAAGGAGGAGACCAAAATCCTTGAAGATATTTTTGATAAGGTAAAACCTTACCTGCGCCCCGAAGGTGTAAAAGCACTGGAAGAACAGGGAACCTGGACCATAGATCCGCATGACGGTGATTATGTAACTCCTATGGTAAACGGTGCCGAATGTGCCTATGTGATCTTTGACGACAGAGGAATTACCAAGTGCGGAATCGAGAAGGCGTATGAGGACGGTGCTGTAGTTTGGCAAAAACCGATTTCCTGCCATCTCTACCCGATCCGTGTAACCGAATACTCCACTTTTACGGCGCTGAACTATCACGAATGGCCAATTTGCAGTGATGCCTGTGTTTTGGGCAAAGAATTGCAGGTACCTGTTTACAAATTCCTGAAAACACCGTTAATCCGTAAGTATGGTGAAAACTTCTACCTTACACTTTCGGAAGCTGCGGAAGAATGGAAGAAGGAATTCAGCAGCTGAAGAATTAACTAAATAAGATTTGATGTCTGAACATTTTGAACTCCTTGATGTATATAAAGCACTGTTCTCGGTAGCCGCAGGACTGATTTTGGGCTTCGAGCGGGAGATGAAAGACAAGTCTGCAGGACTGAAGACCATTACGGTGATTTGCCTTGGTTCCACCCTTTTTTCCATCCTTTCCTACAAACTTTCCGGCGTTGGCGACCCAACCAGGATTGCCTCCTACATTGTAAGCGGTATAGGCTTTCTGGGCGCCGGCGTTATCTTCAAGGAAGGTTTTAATGTGTATGGCCTTACAACAGCCGGTGTAATCTGGATTGCCGCTGCCGTGGGAATGTCTATTGGTTTTGGTGAAATTTATATGGCTTTCACATTTCTGTTAGCAGCGATGATTGTGATCAACACCGCAAAATATTTCACCAGCAGTTTGATGCCGCAGCATCACAGCAAAATTCTGAAACTTAAGATATCCTCAGAAAATTTTTCAGGCAAGTCTGGAATTGTAAGCGAGATTGCAAATATAGCTCGGGAAGCCAACGAAATAGGCCTGGAAAAAGAAGGGGAAAGCCTGACACTGACACTGGAAATATTTATCTCGGCTAAGGAACTGGGCAGGCTTGAAGACTATCTTGTTAAGAACAGGGATTTGCAGTATTTCAGTTTCTAAGATAATTGGAAACAGCTGTTTCAAAAACAAAATCCGTCCGGCAGTAAACTGCCGGACGGATTTTTTAAAATAAGCTTTATAGTATATTATAAAATACCTCGACATCACTAGACCACTTTTGATCATTTCTTAGTTGAATCAGGCTGCCGTTTTATACATACTAGCTGGCTTTTTTCTATCAATTCCCTGATGGGCTTTGTAATGATATTTTTCAATCCATTTTTTAATACCAATAAAAAGGTCAATGCCGGATTCTGCAGGATTTAAATAGATGTGCTGATACTTATAGTTCGCCAAAATCGTTCGATATAAATGTTGTCCAGCGCGCGTCCTTTGCCATCCATACTTATTTGGATATGCTGGTCTTTGAGATACTCAACGTACTCTCTGCAGGTAAATTGGCTGCCCTGATCACTGTTCAGGATCGATGGTTTACCGTGGTCCCGGATCGCATCTTTTACTACCCTTAGAGAGGAATCGGCATCGAGCGAGTTACTCAGTCCCCAGCCAACGATATAGCGGCTGTAAACATCGATAATTGCTGTTAGATACATAAATCCCTTTGCCATGGGAATGTAAGTAATGTCAATCTCCCAAACCTGATTTTTCTCCGTTATAGCGAGATTCCGAAGCAAATAGGGGTAAATATATTCGTTCTTTTTCCATTGCGTTAAATGCCTGCGGGGATAGATTGGTTTGATGCTAGCCAATCTCATCAGCCGTCTTACACGCTCATAACCAATGTGGATTCCCCTGTCCTCCAGCATGGATTGCATGGTCAGGACTCCGGCAGTGGGTTCTTCCAGGATATGCTTGTCCATGATCTCCATGATTTCCAGATTCACCTGCGGTTCGCCTTTGGGCTCATAGTAAAATCCGGAACGGTTTATTTCTAGAACCTCACATTGTTTACGGATACTCAGAGCATGTTTGCGGTCAATTAAAAGCTTGGAATCAATCATAGACCTAACCTGGATAAACTTTTTTTTAAAAAGTCTTTCTCCATCTGTAATTCCCCTATCTTGGAATACAGCTTATCCACATCCACATCGTTACCAGAGGTCGATGATTTGGTTTTCTGCTCAAATACAAGCGAGGAGTTCTCCAAAAACTCCTGCTTCCATTGCGAGATCTGATTGGGATGCAAATCAAACTTAACGGCCAGTTCTGAGAGTGTTTGCCGCTCTTTCAGTGCCTCAACGGCAACTTGTGCCTTGAAAGAGGAATCGAATTTTCTTCTGCTTCTTTTCATAATTTTCACTTGATTAAAATTAAACTTTTTTTTCAATTAGTCAAGTGGTCCAAATTTGCGGGGGTATTATATTATCCCTGCTTCACCAATTCCATAAGTGGTCGTGCGAAATCACCGTTTGGATTTTGTTGTTTCTCAAAGATATCAATACAAACTGTAATTTTTCTACCCGATAAAAGTATTGAGTTTTTCATGAATGCCGGATTTTAAAGACATTGGCATTTATAAAGAGACGTCGCGCATTAAATATCCGCGACACGAAAGCATTTAAATTTAACGTTATCTTTTAATAATTCTTGAGGAGGTATTTCCTGAATCTGTTTCCACAACAACATTATAAATTCCTTTTGCGACTCCGGACATAGAAATTCTGTCTGTTTTTTTAGTATTGATAATCATCCTTCCTGACATGTCAAAAACGGTAACTGATTTAATTTTACTACCAGATCTTGGTTTTATATTAAAGCTATCATCTACAATAGTAGGAAAAATTTCTGCCGCCGTGGAAGTGTTTGTTTCATTTGTTGAAAGGGCGGATGGCGCAAATCTGTAAACAGTACCGCTTGCAGGTGCAGAGGTAACATATACTTCGTAATTTGGCGTGTAAGCAAATGTTGGACTGCTCCCATTGCCGCTTAATGCATAAGCACTTCCTATAATTTCCCCTGTATTAAAGTCGAATTGGGGATATAAACCGCAGCCAAAACCAGGATCGCCGTCAAAACTTTGCGCGGGGTTGGAAATATTGCTTGCTCCAAAACGATATTCAATAATATTGGAACCTTCGTATAGCCAAAGCTGTATATTGATAAAATCGGAAGAAACATTATCGCTGATAATTTCATTATAAAAGCCCATGTTGCTCCATTCAAGTTTAAAAATTCTGCTTCCTACATTTCCTTCCGTTTTGTAGGAAATATTTGATTGTGAAGTTCCGCTTACGAATCCTCTGTCGGCAGTATCAGCAATTATTGGGGCGAAAATGAAACCGGTATTGGGATTTGGCTGATTTGAAAAGACAACGGTCGGGACAAAATTTGTATCAAAGTGCAACGCGTTGGTATTCAGGTTACCATTTGCTACGAAGTTGAAACCAATATTTGCTGTTGCGCTAATTCCTGACCACGAAGTCCAAACTGTACCGTTTGTAACCGAAGTTGAAGCCGTCAGTGCAACATAAGGTGATGAAAGCAGACTGAAATTGTAGATTTGTGCGTGCATGAACGGCATCAGCATTACTACAAACAGAGATTGTAAAATTTTTTTCATATTATATTTTTTTATAGATTGATAGTGTGAAAATAAAAATTTTTTTTGAAGAATTTACCTCACGCTTTAAACGTGAGGTTTTTAAAAAATATTAATTAATAACAGTTTCCACCACAACTTATCGCATTCTGATAGTCTTCCGGAGTTATGATATATGTTACTTTTAGCTCATTGTTATATATAGGATTATAAATATTCCTAGGCTGGTTAAAGCATTGATTTGATTCTGTACAATCTTGATAAATAACTCTTTTGGAATTATCAAAAACAACTTCTACATGAGTCAATATACCAGACGTAGGAGTTACAAAAAAACTTGACATTAACAAGCCGTCATTGTAAGGGGGATCAACTTCTTTTTTTAAAGCAATACTTCCATCCTGCACAATTGAAATTTTTGAGTTATAATTAACTTGACCGTTAAAATAGGGTATTAGGTCAATTTTAGAGTTGGACTTGTTTTTTATAGAATATTCATAATATTTTGTATCTCCCTGATCTGTTCTACATTGACTCAGCAGCAATATGAAACTTAATAATATAAGTGATTTCATAATATTTAATCTTGCCAGTTAGCGAATAATTCGTCAATAAAAGGTCTTGTAGGTTTATTAGGGTACATTGCTTTAACTTTATCCCTGTAGTCATTCCAATACCTTGCTCCTGACAGAGCATTTTCCAACTCTTTTATAGTATATCCTTTAACTTGATCAATGGGATATTCGGATCCGTAAATTCTTCTTTGATCTATCTCATCCGTCATGTCATATATTCCTGATGTATACAAGTTTTCTTCTGAAATTTTTCTTTTCTGATAGTTAATTATTTGATAATTAGAGTAAACGCTGTAATTAGTAATATTATACCTTACTTTATACCTTTCTAATGTCATCAAGATTTCCACTGCAGTTGGCCAACTCTCCAATAATCTACGATTCCTTTTTCTCACCTGTGTGTTTCCAGATAAAAAAGAGTCTTGTACGATATCGTTATAAGATGATCTATCTTTTACAGAATGCAAAGCATGGCTTAATTCATGAATTGTAGTACCATATACTTGATCAGATGGTTTTCCATAATCTTTTATATGAACTTGAGCTGATAGTCCAAATGTAATTTCACTTCTTAAATGTGAATAAGAAGAAGTCGGACCAGAGTTGGATAATCTACCTGCAATTTTTATCTGGGTCTGTTTTCCAAAATTATAAAAATGATTATTTATTGGAGGTGATATAAGAGCAAATCTATTTCCATAGTAGAAGTCATGCGCTGCTTGGTGAATTAATGAATGATATTCGTCCTTACCACCACTTATAGTCGTATGCCAGGATTGTTGCTTTACATTCGGCCCGTGTGTTTCTGCCTGAAAAAAAGATCCATCACGTACACTGTAATTATGTCTTTCCCACTGAATAACATACCGTGCTTTTCCGCGTACGTCCCCTGTGGAAAAATTTCCGTTGCCGTCAGTAATCCCTTGTCTTACCGTAAACCACTGCCGCATGAGGACCTGTGCACCTGTTACCGGTTTTACTCCTGCCACATCGTCGTTTACTTTTATATTCCCGCTGGGGTACCACTTTGTTGCAAATATAGAAAACAGTCCTCTTGCATTGGGTTCAGGTTCTGCTAAAAGCTCTTCCTCGTTTCCGGTTTGGGCAAAAGCATTGTAGAGCAAATGGTAAAACAAATCGGTGGTGTTATCTACCACATTCGTAATGGGATAACTTTCCATATTTTCCACCGCATCAAAATAGGCATCCTGCTCGGGGATATAAAGATGACTCAGCACCTCATAATCTACGTTGGGCAAGGCTTTACCTATAGGAACAGCGGTATAATACACCGAAATGGAGTCGGCATCAGGAACCCTGTTTTCCAGAAAGCCTTCGGCATATTCGCAATCCATACGGTAATCGAAATAATGAATGGTCGAATCCTGCTTCAACAAGCCTACCTCTTCCTCCGTGTTAGGTTTAAATTTCAGGTAGCGGTGCGTTTCCTGTATGGCAAAATCGCGGATAGGGAAATCTGGGTTCTCATCTTTTATTTTCTGTAAGGCATCTTCCATATTCGTCACCGAATACGGGTTTTGTAAAATCAGAGAGTCGCCGGAAAATGTACGGGCAGTCATGGAAGAAGTAAAGTTTTCCTCGTTTTTAGCTCTGGGTTCAAAAATTCGTCCTTACAAGAATTAACCAGCAAACTCGTGGCGGCTAAAAATAGAGAACAAACTGCCGTTAGAAGGGAACTGCACACTGCCTGTTTGTTTGTTTTTTTGTTTATCATTATATTATGTTTTATAACACTAAGCTATTTATTAAAAGCAAACAAAAACTTAAACAAATGTTAAAGTTTTGTTAAGAATTTACCATTCAAATTGACATCAAAACCTAGCGAGAGACCAACCAATTGAGCCTGGAAAAAGAAGGGGAAAGCCTGACACTGACACTGGAAATATTTATCTCGGCTAAGGAACTGGGCAGGCTTGAAGACTATCTTGTTAAGAACAGGGATTTGCAGTATTTCAGTTTCTAAGATAATTATAAACAGCTGTTTTTAAAATAAAATCCGTCCGGCAGTAAACTGCCGGACGGATTTTTTAAAATAAGCTTTGTAGGATATTATCCCTGCTTCACCATTTCCATAAACTCATCATGAGAAATTGGCGTTTCAGTCTTAGTCGCTTTTTCAAGGATCACATCTTTCAGTTTTGCCATTGCAACTTCTGAAGAAATCTGACGTACCTGCTCCTGGTCTTTCAGCATTTCTACAGCATATTTCTGTACCTCCTCGTCCGGAAGGTGGTGAATTCCGTAAATCGCCAACTGGTTTCTAACCAACTGTTCAGCCTGAGCCAATACATCTTCGTAATCAAGCTTGATCTCGTTGTCATTCATCAGTTTACCTTCAATGATCTGGTGCTTGATGGCAGCTCTTTCATTTTCCAGTACTCCTTTGGCCTGTTCTTCAGTTTTGATGTTCTCGTTGCTGAATACCAACCACTTTGTAAGGAAAGTTTCAGGTAGCTGAACTTCTTCTTTCTCTGTGATCTGCTCCAGTATGTTGTTTACGAAATGAATATCCGCGTTCTGCTGGAAATATTCATCAAGTTCAGACTTTACTTTCTCCTTAAGTTCTTCTTCAGACTTGATGTTTCCTTCACCGTACACTTTATCAAAAAGTTCCTGGTTCAGTTCGTGATTGTTCAGTCCGTAGAAATCTTTCACTTTCACCTCTACCTCATCGTGGTGCAAATGCTCAATTTCTGCTTTGCTGAAGCCCAACTGCTTGGCCAGTTCTTCCTTTTCAGTAAGGTCCGCTTTAGAAACCTTTACAGAACCGTCCATTTTCAGGGACTTCACCAGGTCAAATGCCTCCTTGCTTTCAGCATTGATGGTAACATTCTTTGGCGGGTGGTTGTGTGCACCTTCAGCATCTTCTTCAACTACCTGAGTGATTTCAAGTGCGATAAAGCTGTCATCAGTGATGTCATCCTGCGGAACCTGCTCGGCGAAACGCTTCTGCATGTTTTCGATGGACTTTGTAATTTCTTTGTCTGAAGCCTCTACTTTGTAGTGTGCTGCTTCATATTTGGAAAGGTCAATGGTCATTTCCGGCTCATAACCCACTTCAAAGGCAACTGAAAGCTGTTCAGCAGTGTGGTCAAAATCGTTTACCGGAAGCGGTACCGGCTGGCCCACCATTTTTAAATTATTTTCGTTGATGTAATTGTTCAGACTGTCGTTAACCAACTTATTGATCTCTTCAAAGGCGATAGGAGCTTCATACTGTCTCTTCACCAGGCTCATAGGCACTTTACCTTTTCTGAAACCGGGTACCTGCGCATTTTTCGCGTAATTGTGAAGTTGTTTTTCTACCTTGTCTTTATAATCTGCTCTGTCTACCGTTACGGTAAGTAAAGCACTAACCTCATCGTGGTTTTTTGCTGTTACATTCATTGTTATATCGAAATTTTTAGAGTTGCAAAAGTATGAATTTTATTTGATAAAGATTTGGCATATCCATGCTAAAATCTGCTAAAAATCAGTCGGTAATGGAAAAAACAGCCACCGCGTCCGTTTCGCCACCGGTTACACTTCCCCATGCGGTACCCATCTGATCCTCTGAAACATCAGCGGCATCATGGATCAGGGCCAGATTCAGTTTTGGAGTGCTGCCCGTTACAGTGTTGTTAACCTGCCATCTGCTCTTCACGCCAAGACGTTTGCCGTCTGTCCTCAAATCATCATCCAACCTTGTAAGTGTGATATCTGTATCGGTAAAACCAAAAATCAGAAAATGCTCATCCCTTTCGTCTATAATTTCATCAGTGATATCCTCCGCACCGTTCCGGAAGGCCACAGAAACCAAATAGCTTCTGCCATCCTGCAGTAAGATCGCAGGCTGGAAGGCAGAGTTCGCGATATAAGTGTAAGTACTGGAAGCCCCGCTAAGCTCGTCCACCACAGTAAGTTCAATGGCCGAGATCTCCTCCTGCGTAAAGACGTCTTCATTCTCATCAGCCCGGCTGCACGACTGTAAAAACAAAAGTAAAACAACAGGTAAAATATATTTGAGTAAAATTTTCATTGGTAACATAATTAAAAATTAAATTTTAGATTCAGGATGATGTTGCGGCCCATTTCCGGCGAAAAATATCGCATGCGGTTCAGGTAATCCCTGTACGTCACATCAAATAGATTGGTAACGGTAAGACCTGCAGAAAGATTTTTGTGCAGGTTGATGCCCGCCTGCAGACCCCAGAGCGAATACGCCGGCGGCGGTGTGGAAAGGTCCAGTTCGCGGGTAATTTCAATTCCATCCTCCTGAATGGTGATTTCGGGATTGTATAAGGGAAATCTATCCTGTTTTAAAACAGTTTGATTGGATACGCTGATGTAAAAGTTCTGCCATTCCTTATGCCTGAATTCCAGACTGTTTGAGAAGTTGGCCGGCTGCATCAGGATCAGCGGCTGAGCGTTGCTTTTATCATCACCATACACATAGGCGAAACTTCCTTTGTACAGAAGATCTTTAGTAATTCCCAACTCCACGTCCAGGTCTAAACCATACATAACGGCTTTTATCTGTGCATAGGTCCAAACCGGGAAAATACCGCGGATCGTATTCTGAAGTCCTGTGGGAACCTGATTGATGAAGTTGTTGGAGGTGAACAAATAAGGATTTACAGAAAACTTCAGACCATTTAAAAGATCAAGCTCTGAACTGATATTCAGATTCACCTGATGGCCGGTTTCATTTTCGAGACTCATGTCGCCAACTTCAATTACCGCGGCTGAATGGTGCAGTCCGCTGGCAAAAAGTTCCGCAATGTTTGGCGTACGGGCTACTTTAGCATAATTTAGCTTAATATTCAGCATTTTGCTTTTGCCAAATTCAAGACCTGCGTTATAAGAGAAGTTTTGGAAATCCAAAACCGGTATCGTGAACGCCCGTCCGCTTTCACTTTCATACTGGAAAAACTGCGGATAAAGATCTTCAAAACGGTCTTCCCACTCGTGATGGTCATACCACATTTTCACCTTGTAGCGGTTATAGTCGTAACGCAAACCGGCTTCCAGCCTCAGTGCGGCCGACGCTTTATACTTCATTACTGAATATACCCCGGCTGAGTATCTGTGATAATTAGGCACCAGTCGTTTCGCCATGGTCTCAGCACTTGAATAGTTATACTGGTACATCAGGTCAATTCCGTTTTCCAGACTCCACTTTTCCCTTTCCAACAGTTGATTCATGTTAAACTGATTGGTGAACAATTCCAGGTCAAGCGACGGTAAATCAGAAAAAGCTTCGCGGCGGATGTCATATTCCTTTCTTCGGTTATACTGGAAACTGTAATCTGCGGAAAGTTTACCTAAATGTTCAAACCTTCTGTACCCGGAAATCCTGGCCAAATGATGCTGGATCTCCTGTTTTGGATAATCAATGTCATAACTGAAATCACGCTGATATACAGGTGTGCCACCAGTAATGGCTCTGTAGAAATCTTCCAGATTACCAATGTGAGATCCCCTGTAGATGCCTACTTCCTGATCGGTAAGAACATAGTTGAGGCTGAAACCCTTCATAAATTCTTCCTTTCCTGCACGTAAATTAAAAGAGCTCGCGACCGTTCCTGTATTCCATAACGGATAATCCGGACTTTCCAGGTCGCCAAACTTTTTATAACCGCCATTTGCCGCAGCAAACCAACCGTTTTCCCACGTCTTTACAAGCGCAGCATCAAACGCAGCGCCGCGCCCGTTTGAGATACCGGAGAGGTTCAGATGTCCGCGGAGTGTATCTGCCCGCCGGAAGATTTCAGGTTGAAGCACAATGACACCGCCAATGGCATCGCTCCCATATTTTAGTGCTGACGCTCCTTTCACCACGTCAATATGATCGAAACCGTTAATATCCACATTGGGAGCATGCTCTACTCCCCATTCCTGCTCGGCCATCTTCACGCCATTATTAAGGATGGAGATCCGGCTGCCGTAAAGTCCGTGGATGATGGGTTTACTTACGTTGTTTCCCGTCTTCAGCGCACCCACGCCGGAGATGCGGCTCAAAACATTCCCCAGGTTTTCACTGGAGTTACGGGTTATCTCTTCCCTTTCCAGCGTTCGCACCACCAAAGAACCTGTGGAACGGTGACCGCCCTGCAGAACAATCTCTTCAATGATTTCGGCGTGATGCTCCAGATTTATGGTCAGGTGAAGGTCTTTGTTTACCGTAATCTGTTCAGAAAAGAGGTTGCATTCAGGATGCGTAACGCTTAGATCGTAGGTTCCTGCCGGAACCGTTTCAAAAATAAATTTGCCCTG
This window encodes:
- a CDS encoding universal stress protein encodes the protein MVNIVLPIDFTETADVLIAGAVKFAKENRGKIFLIHVAPSDIGFAIGDMGFQYFPEVEQNEINEELKQLDRMQQQITSQGVECEHLLRQGIARDIILEYAAEKNASYIVMGSHGRSGIYDVFVGSLTKDLTKSSPVPVLVIPCHK
- a CDS encoding DUF6427 family protein; this encodes MFRLLSKESNIFSIPVYIGFLLLSVVAFNVFSLNSLSLIPTLITVAGIALGYFGFNTIGLTYQTHLPLFLYTFFIFAFFPGGLDIGIAVALFTNSFLILIMTSMNDDFRRKSYLIVGAILAVNYIFLPATWPMAIFALFHILGTSNRIGLHIFRLIYGVILIALSYFPVMNFMGYHSWNDAYFPFTAFKFHREYDQLLYLLPVMLMMAYAIFDHFIHYNKKSPISKFKYSFMLLFFIAQLITVVLYMGNHYEYLLLLALPASIILSRFLRFTKREWQKELGLWIIIGCVIAFKIAGYQ
- a CDS encoding DUF3109 family protein, producing MIQIDDKLISEEIFSEEFVCNLTKCKGACCVEGDVGAPLDKEETKILEDIFDKVKPYLRPEGVKALEEQGTWTIDPHDGDYVTPMVNGAECAYVIFDDRGITKCGIEKAYEDGAVVWQKPISCHLYPIRVTEYSTFTALNYHEWPICSDACVLGKELQVPVYKFLKTPLIRKYGENFYLTLSEAAEEWKKEFSS
- a CDS encoding MgtC/SapB family protein, translating into MSEHFELLDVYKALFSVAAGLILGFEREMKDKSAGLKTITVICLGSTLFSILSYKLSGVGDPTRIASYIVSGIGFLGAGVIFKEGFNVYGLTTAGVIWIAAAVGMSIGFGEIYMAFTFLLAAMIVINTAKYFTSSLMPQHHSKILKLKISSENFSGKSGIVSEIANIAREANEIGLEKEGESLTLTLEIFISAKELGRLEDYLVKNRDLQYFSF
- a CDS encoding IS3 family transposase, with amino-acid sequence MIDSKLLIDRKHALSIRKQCEVLEINRSGFYYEPKGEPQVNLEIMEIMDKHILEEPTAGVLTMQSMLEDRGIHIGYERVRRLMRLASIKPIYPRRHLTQWKKNEYIYPYLLRNLAITEKNQVWEIDITYIPMAKGFMYLTAIIDVYSRYIVGWGLSNSLDADSSLRVVKDAIRDHGKPSILNSDQGSQFTCREYVEYLKDQHIQISMDGKGRALDNIYIERFWRTISISTSI
- a CDS encoding transposase yields the protein MKRSRRKFDSSFKAQVAVEALKERQTLSELAVKFDLHPNQISQWKQEFLENSSLVFEQKTKSSTSGNDVDVDKLYSKIGELQMEKDFLKKSLSRLGL
- a CDS encoding T9SS type A sorting domain-containing protein, with the protein product MKKILQSLFVVMLMPFMHAQIYNFSLLSSPYVALTASTSVTNGTVWTSWSGISATANIGFNFVANGNLNTNALHFDTNFVPTVVFSNQPNPNTGFIFAPIIADTADRGFVSGTSQSNISYKTEGNVGSRIFKLEWSNMGFYNEIISDNVSSDFINIQLWLYEGSNIIEYRFGASNISNPAQSFDGDPGFGCGLYPQFDFNTGEIIGSAYALSGNGSSPTFAYTPNYEVYVTSAPASGTVYRFAPSALSTNETNTSTAAEIFPTIVDDSFNIKPRSGSKIKSVTVFDMSGRMIINTKKTDRISMSGVAKGIYNVVVETDSGNTSSRIIKR
- a CDS encoding trigger factor, which produces MNVTAKNHDEVSALLTVTVDRADYKDKVEKQLHNYAKNAQVPGFRKGKVPMSLVKRQYEAPIAFEEINKLVNDSLNNYINENNLKMVGQPVPLPVNDFDHTAEQLSVAFEVGYEPEMTIDLSKYEAAHYKVEASDKEITKSIENMQKRFAEQVPQDDITDDSFIALEITQVVEEDAEGAHNHPPKNVTINAESKEAFDLVKSLKMDGSVKVSKADLTEKEELAKQLGFSKAEIEHLHHDEVEVKVKDFYGLNNHELNQELFDKVYGEGNIKSEEELKEKVKSELDEYFQQNADIHFVNNILEQITEKEEVQLPETFLTKWLVFSNENIKTEEQAKGVLENERAAIKHQIIEGKLMNDNEIKLDYEDVLAQAEQLVRNQLAIYGIHHLPDEEVQKYAVEMLKDQEQVRQISSEVAMAKLKDVILEKATKTETPISHDEFMEMVKQG
- a CDS encoding TonB-dependent receptor, which produces MKTTINLLLIFFGLTLYTAQTGFRVQGTVFDFHDKTILANAKITLGKQTAQSDAQGKFIFETVPAGTYDLSVTHPECNLFSEQITVNKDLHLTINLEHHAEIIEEIVLQGGHRSTGSLVVRTLEREEITRNSSENLGNVLSRISGVGALKTGNNVSKPIIHGLYGSRISILNNGVKMAEQEWGVEHAPNVDINGFDHIDVVKGASALKYGSDAIGGVIVLQPEIFRRADTLRGHLNLSGISNGRGAAFDAALVKTWENGWFAAANGGYKKFGDLESPDYPLWNTGTVASSFNLRAGKEEFMKGFSLNYVLTDQEVGIYRGSHIGNLEDFYRAITGGTPVYQRDFSYDIDYPKQEIQHHLARISGYRRFEHLGKLSADYSFQYNRRKEYDIRREAFSDLPSLDLELFTNQFNMNQLLEREKWSLENGIDLMYQYNYSSAETMAKRLVPNYHRYSAGVYSVMKYKASAALRLEAGLRYDYNRYKVKMWYDHHEWEDRFEDLYPQFFQYESESGRAFTIPVLDFQNFSYNAGLEFGKSKMLNIKLNYAKVARTPNIAELFASGLHHSAAVIEVGDMSLENETGHQVNLNISSELDLLNGLKFSVNPYLFTSNNFINQVPTGLQNTIRGIFPVWTYAQIKAVMYGLDLDVELGITKDLLYKGSFAYVYGDDKSNAQPLILMQPANFSNSLEFRHKEWQNFYISVSNQTVLKQDRFPLYNPEITIQEDGIEITRELDLSTPPPAYSLWGLQAGINLHKNLSAGLTVTNLFDVTYRDYLNRMRYFSPEMGRNIILNLKFNF